Proteins from a single region of Dyadobacter fanqingshengii:
- a CDS encoding O-antigen ligase family protein, which yields MKVTPSYLGGFKLYDFFAVICALVFWKEMIFTWGYSITSTLAVLVITLIVISGLSIVLSEFPHDLIIKLVKLSSIFVFTRLFIKCCTQNPNFRSDALKAVRSAVVFALCFLFFQVAFGLDFRLYSQLAENTVDPANEQFRYPGIFYDSQASGQFLALGSFLFLDIRKADLRHAKVTYFVLFILICIATLLAGSRSALGGLIIALTLYSIFKSTQTRVATAVVAIVVVCLSLTGFSSLPKILKRTENLDADYQFRKSLWTEAVSITEKHRLMGIGLGNYQDYIVKHLPHQYLELEDGSYLYFDQPENGYLKILVELGAFGLATCLLLIGLPIMNSVYRYAIGEIDSGVLVHIASIITWLIAFNTVYSIYDYRILIMIAIQCLFMITYPSNHKESCQTLSIKY from the coding sequence ATGAAGGTTACGCCTTCTTATTTAGGGGGATTTAAATTATATGATTTTTTCGCTGTGATATGTGCGCTCGTCTTTTGGAAGGAAATGATATTTACCTGGGGATATTCCATTACCAGCACGCTTGCAGTGCTAGTGATAACCCTTATCGTCATCTCCGGTTTGAGTATCGTACTATCCGAATTCCCGCATGACTTGATAATCAAACTTGTAAAGCTGAGTTCAATCTTTGTATTTACCCGGCTCTTTATTAAATGTTGTACGCAAAATCCAAACTTTCGCAGTGATGCATTGAAGGCAGTCAGGAGTGCTGTTGTCTTTGCATTGTGTTTTCTGTTTTTTCAGGTTGCATTTGGTCTGGATTTCAGACTTTATAGTCAACTAGCAGAAAATACTGTTGATCCGGCTAATGAACAATTTCGTTATCCCGGAATATTTTATGATTCCCAGGCAAGCGGGCAATTTCTTGCGCTTGGAAGCTTTCTGTTCCTGGATATTCGGAAGGCCGATTTACGCCATGCAAAAGTTACATATTTCGTGCTATTTATTCTGATCTGTATCGCAACGTTGCTCGCAGGGAGCAGGTCTGCATTGGGTGGTCTAATTATCGCACTGACATTGTATTCAATATTTAAAAGTACTCAAACCCGGGTAGCGACCGCCGTTGTCGCTATTGTTGTCGTATGCCTGAGCCTTACCGGATTTAGTTCTTTACCGAAGATTTTGAAGAGGACAGAGAATCTGGATGCAGACTATCAGTTCCGTAAATCACTCTGGACAGAAGCAGTCAGCATTACTGAAAAGCACAGGTTAATGGGGATTGGATTAGGGAATTACCAAGATTATATAGTCAAGCACCTGCCGCATCAATACCTCGAGTTAGAAGATGGGTCTTATCTATATTTTGATCAACCGGAAAATGGATACCTGAAAATTCTTGTTGAACTGGGTGCGTTCGGCTTGGCAACTTGTTTATTACTGATCGGTCTTCCGATAATGAACTCCGTGTATAGATATGCAATTGGTGAGATTGATTCCGGAGTTTTAGTGCATATCGCTTCTATCATAACGTGGCTGATTGCTTTTAATACGGTCTACTCCATATACGATTACCGAATTTTGATAATGATTGCAATTCAATGCTTGTTTATGATAACCTATCCCTCTAACCATAAAGAAAGTTGTCAAACCCTATCAATAAAATACTAG
- a CDS encoding GumC family protein, translated as MLMQNFNNHQVIQSSSQAPLIALGERLRQLRYHWPIFIIGMLLTVGCGYIYLNLTPQKYEVQASINLEPLRDLSLTSNPSTEPDRSNDKSFVEDEIAVMTSQLLVSKVIQDLNLNVSYKLDKPFLGQDLGIDSPLLMEVLGQEEQKKALTFTVSPGDDSSYMILLPDGREEKLPYNQIVKTDFGQWKITRNNKIPLNREERIKITIQSIDKVAFDYRKRLEVNPAKPSSHIVNLYIQDSQPSRAKLFLTHLTSEYAAHIEASRSGQIKSSLGFLNGRIAELSGDLQKIQTSAVNLKSHDMLTGAGLDPKATFEALQNTELKANEVNLHLSIIEKIEEYLNSDKSVEKLPSSFGLNDEILSGLISKLSLLQIERNKLGLTTPKTSVEFQDIENQILSLQSAIRGNLGSMKQVLLNSRKNLDLLQKRLQLSVKAMPTSERSYNEVKRQAERKEELFNHLLKKKDELALASVSGPSAGIIIDKPYAGSPIGPNPLVVFAISIIFGILFPTGYIVGRDIFNNTVQNSKQLSHLINVPIIAELEDTYIGKESIISPDQGRINEQLRYLTIKLNRAAKLKNNGNITIVASGSPKEGKSFVCSNLGIELAKLGNRTLIIDLDLRRPRMNAIFNLPANSSGLNDYLYNGSSINRVIQKSGIHDKLDILACQPDPSGVTQLFYGRKFEELIEYLRSHYDHILIDSPPTSLFSDTLMLSQTADTILYVVRNGVTSSLSLTSFHDQLDQNLLDRTYLVLNGVNSLKYGGANDYGNYYSGVAERKLLSRQGWRDLKKRF; from the coding sequence ATGCTTATGCAGAATTTTAATAACCATCAAGTTATTCAAAGCTCCTCTCAAGCGCCATTGATTGCCCTCGGTGAGCGACTACGCCAGTTGCGATACCATTGGCCGATTTTCATAATCGGGATGCTCCTGACGGTTGGATGCGGGTACATTTATTTGAATTTAACACCGCAAAAGTATGAGGTCCAGGCATCAATTAATTTGGAGCCACTCAGAGATCTATCTTTAACAAGCAACCCATCCACTGAGCCCGATCGTTCCAATGATAAATCCTTCGTGGAAGACGAAATAGCGGTTATGACTTCCCAACTGCTGGTTAGCAAAGTAATCCAAGACTTGAACCTCAATGTGAGCTACAAACTGGACAAGCCTTTTCTTGGCCAGGACCTTGGAATAGATTCACCGTTATTAATGGAAGTCCTTGGCCAGGAAGAGCAAAAGAAAGCACTTACGTTCACGGTTTCGCCAGGTGACGATTCTTCGTACATGATACTATTGCCGGATGGTAGGGAAGAAAAGTTGCCTTACAACCAGATCGTAAAAACGGACTTTGGGCAGTGGAAGATTACACGCAACAACAAAATACCTCTAAATCGCGAAGAGCGAATTAAAATTACCATTCAGAGCATTGATAAAGTGGCCTTTGATTACCGCAAGAGACTTGAAGTTAATCCGGCAAAGCCCTCGTCCCACATTGTAAATCTGTATATCCAGGATAGCCAACCTTCGCGTGCAAAATTGTTTTTGACGCATTTAACGTCAGAGTATGCAGCGCATATTGAAGCAAGTCGGTCCGGGCAGATCAAGTCATCACTGGGCTTTTTGAATGGTCGTATTGCTGAGCTTTCTGGTGATTTGCAGAAAATACAAACGAGTGCTGTCAATTTAAAGAGCCATGATATGCTAACCGGAGCCGGTCTGGACCCGAAGGCAACTTTTGAAGCATTACAAAATACGGAGCTCAAAGCTAACGAGGTCAATCTTCATTTAAGTATCATTGAAAAAATAGAAGAGTATTTAAATTCAGATAAAAGTGTAGAGAAATTACCTTCATCATTTGGGCTTAACGATGAAATTCTGAGCGGCCTGATCAGCAAGCTTTCACTTCTTCAGATTGAAAGAAATAAGCTAGGCTTAACGACTCCAAAAACAAGTGTAGAGTTTCAGGATATCGAAAACCAGATCCTTTCTTTACAAAGCGCCATAAGGGGAAACCTTGGGAGTATGAAACAGGTTCTCCTGAATTCAAGAAAGAACCTGGACCTTTTACAGAAAAGACTTCAATTGTCGGTAAAGGCAATGCCCACCAGTGAGCGGAGTTATAATGAAGTCAAGAGACAGGCAGAGCGAAAGGAAGAGCTGTTTAACCATCTGTTAAAGAAAAAGGATGAGTTGGCCCTGGCTTCCGTATCCGGGCCAAGTGCCGGAATTATTATTGACAAACCTTATGCAGGTTCGCCAATTGGTCCCAACCCGCTGGTTGTCTTTGCTATATCAATCATTTTCGGCATTCTTTTTCCGACCGGCTATATTGTTGGCAGGGATATATTCAATAATACTGTTCAAAATTCAAAACAGCTCTCGCACCTCATAAATGTTCCGATTATTGCGGAGCTTGAAGATACTTATATAGGTAAAGAATCCATCATCTCACCCGATCAGGGACGAATAAACGAGCAGTTGAGATACCTCACCATAAAATTAAATCGGGCTGCAAAATTGAAGAATAACGGGAACATTACCATCGTGGCCTCAGGAAGTCCAAAAGAAGGTAAAAGTTTCGTTTGCTCGAACTTGGGAATTGAATTGGCAAAATTAGGCAACCGAACCCTTATAATAGACCTGGACCTAAGGCGTCCCCGCATGAATGCGATCTTCAATTTGCCTGCCAACTCTTCCGGTCTAAATGATTATCTGTACAATGGCAGTAGCATTAATCGGGTCATTCAGAAGTCCGGGATCCATGATAAGCTTGATATACTTGCCTGTCAGCCCGATCCCTCCGGCGTAACACAATTGTTCTACGGGAGGAAATTTGAGGAATTGATTGAATATCTCCGCAGCCACTATGATCATATTTTGATCGACTCGCCACCGACAAGCTTATTTTCCGACACCTTAATGCTAAGCCAAACTGCCGATACAATTCTCTATGTTGTAAGAAATGGGGTTACCAGCAGTTTGTCGCTCACGTCGTTTCATGACCAGCTGGATCAGAACTTACTGGATCGAACATACCTGGTTTTGAATGGTGTTAATTCCTTAAAATATGGAGGGGCCAATGACTATGGGAATTACTATTCGGGCGTGGCAGAGCGGAAGCTTCTTAGCAGGCAGGGCTGGCGCGATCTGAAAAAAAGATTTTAA
- a CDS encoding T9SS type A sorting domain-containing protein, translating into MNKFQMILLVMAAFLMSHGIFASTYYVSDSGGNDQHSSANAKSSTTPWKSLKFINEAGFLVKGDSVLFKKGDRWMGASLKTTANGVYFGSYGMGRLPEIVSLASPALDIQPGADKEIIVSGLSFSRRDNKGIVAQLGQAWDDSHKGMQFGIIENNVFSGTVVVQGANNVFRKNMVDGSANDGNGNGIWEHHRFCHNNRYQENTVSNFSVRGIWTMIDTHDSIFEGNDVSNCQYAGIDLDGAHYIVYNHTVRNNTIHNIKNDAIELENAFNAVVTGNYLYDGGRSYIYIINYPQCKILNGVGAKVGTGAILNTRITRNVMIGGGKDNSSVAIGVHKAGGILIANNSIYNFRSRFIDLDYKVKSEVTKIRLVNNAFSTIAEPSWYGMINFTTDDINVLEQDDYNCFYNEGRQDIYSNRKTHKLYGLREYQTLSGQAKHSISQNPGFDPARKLQLNANSPCINSGLNLGDSFIGIRTDIGASEFGIKTSSRSLGQTTNPSATEDENLLNSENEHASFIYPNPAFTYLRLSNTAKRGIASIQIFDSNGTLYQKATYARNNYIDITQIPPGHYLVELRYENGAVTSKRFEKL; encoded by the coding sequence ATGAATAAATTTCAAATGATCCTGCTTGTAATGGCGGCGTTTTTAATGTCACATGGCATTTTTGCCTCGACTTACTATGTCTCGGATTCCGGTGGAAATGATCAGCATTCCTCAGCAAACGCCAAATCTTCCACAACACCTTGGAAATCGTTAAAATTTATCAATGAGGCCGGCTTCCTGGTTAAAGGAGATTCGGTTTTATTTAAAAAAGGAGATCGGTGGATGGGAGCATCTTTGAAGACTACGGCCAACGGGGTCTACTTTGGAAGCTATGGCATGGGCCGGCTTCCTGAAATCGTCAGCCTTGCGAGTCCCGCACTGGACATTCAACCGGGAGCAGATAAAGAGATCATAGTATCTGGTCTTTCATTTTCCCGTCGTGATAACAAGGGCATTGTTGCACAACTGGGTCAAGCCTGGGACGACTCCCATAAAGGCATGCAATTCGGAATTATTGAAAATAATGTGTTTTCCGGGACGGTTGTTGTGCAAGGCGCAAACAATGTGTTTCGAAAGAATATGGTGGATGGATCAGCGAATGATGGAAATGGCAATGGCATCTGGGAACATCACCGATTTTGTCACAATAACAGATACCAGGAAAATACGGTTTCAAATTTCAGTGTAAGAGGAATCTGGACCATGATTGATACGCATGATTCGATCTTTGAGGGGAATGATGTTTCCAACTGCCAATATGCGGGGATTGATCTCGACGGGGCTCACTATATTGTTTACAATCACACGGTCAGAAATAACACCATTCATAACATTAAGAACGATGCGATCGAACTGGAAAATGCTTTCAACGCTGTGGTGACAGGTAACTATTTATATGACGGAGGTCGCAGCTATATATACATTATAAACTATCCGCAATGTAAAATACTGAATGGAGTTGGCGCCAAGGTTGGTACCGGGGCTATTTTGAATACCCGGATTACCAGAAATGTAATGATAGGCGGTGGGAAAGACAATTCGAGTGTTGCCATTGGAGTTCATAAGGCAGGTGGGATACTCATTGCAAATAATTCGATCTACAACTTTCGGAGTCGCTTTATTGATCTGGATTATAAGGTAAAATCGGAAGTAACAAAAATAAGGCTCGTAAATAATGCGTTCAGCACGATCGCGGAGCCATCGTGGTACGGAATGATCAATTTCACCACCGATGATATCAATGTCCTGGAGCAAGATGACTATAACTGCTTTTATAACGAGGGAAGACAGGACATTTATTCCAATCGCAAAACTCACAAACTGTATGGGTTGAGGGAATATCAGACATTGAGTGGGCAGGCAAAACATTCCATATCACAAAATCCCGGCTTTGATCCCGCCAGGAAATTACAATTAAATGCAAATTCACCGTGCATAAATTCCGGACTCAATCTGGGAGATTCTTTTATTGGAATTCGGACAGATATAGGTGCCAGTGAGTTTGGTATTAAAACCAGTAGCCGATCGTTAGGCCAAACAACTAACCCATCAGCAACTGAGGATGAAAATTTACTAAACTCCGAGAATGAACATGCATCCTTCATTTATCCTAATCCCGCCTTCACCTACCTAAGACTCTCTAACACCGCAAAACGCGGGATCGCATCCATACAGATCTTCGACTCGAACGGAACGTTATACCAAAAGGCTACTTACGCGAGAAATAACTACATTGATATAACCCAAATACCCCCCGGGCACTATTTAGTTGAGCTCAGATACGAGAACGGCGCTGTCACGAGCAAGCGGTTTGAAAAGCTTTGA
- a CDS encoding ferritin-like domain-containing protein, translated as MATIGKTTGLIEDLIEINNDRVAGFEKAIEDINDENIDLKAIFEDYAQQSRKNVQELSAIAGSAPHLETEKSVSGTLHRAWIDVKSLFGGSDRASILSEAERGEDAIKKAYQDALVGDELMLDEQLVVRNQAQGINAAHDRIKALRDVSKA; from the coding sequence ATGGCAACTATTGGAAAAACAACGGGTTTAATTGAAGATCTGATCGAAATTAACAATGACCGCGTAGCTGGATTTGAAAAGGCAATTGAAGATATCAACGATGAGAATATCGACTTGAAGGCAATCTTTGAGGATTATGCTCAGCAAAGCCGTAAGAATGTGCAGGAGCTATCTGCAATAGCAGGTTCCGCACCACATCTGGAAACTGAGAAAAGCGTGAGCGGCACCTTGCACCGGGCGTGGATTGATGTAAAATCATTGTTTGGCGGCAGTGACCGTGCGAGCATTTTATCCGAGGCAGAACGTGGTGAGGATGCAATCAAAAAGGCTTATCAAGATGCTTTGGTCGGCGATGAACTCATGCTGGACGAGCAGCTGGTGGTCAGAAATCAGGCCCAGGGAATTAATGCTGCACATGACCGGATCAAAGCTTTGCGGGATGTTTCCAAAGCATAG
- a CDS encoding ABC transporter permease has product MLAHFLSFAWRRIWREKQVNAIRVANLSIGLASGLVIFLVVNYMMTFDRYHPHMDRSYWVVTDVHRESTMQTDAAPRPLADVLRRTYPFVESAVRMETIFGRMISIPNGKGGWAKKFNEARNMCFTEPQYFDLFGVEWVNGNPKTSLSSPNTIVLSERYAEKYFNTTAAVGKTLRFDNRVDLTVTGIIKNPPTNTQMRYDALISYATIPGLESQAGMQDWLGLQSMCFVLLRDGSKADQLLGALWAVKKKHLPKAELSHFSYHVLPLAELNHQRSGMAPRIVLYSLIAVGLLLVGASCINYINLATAQALQRSREVGVRKVVGSNRFQLLKQFMIETGLLTLLSVVVALVLTQLAMPLVNQTLNDQDETLKPSIGILDLVEPGALLWFLPLLICVTVLSGFYPAMVLSGFNPAKALAGRLGRGAGGLNIRRTLITGQFLLTQLFLIVVLVITAQLRHMQKLDWGFRHEGMHAVWLPQQAPAQYERLKNGWQGIPGLESITFASDPPASPYNRPASFSYHTASEPEPFETRVRAVDEKYLEVFRLTLVAGRNFDATDTTGQQVLVNEILVKRLGLSSPAQVVGKRMRIKHADRTIVGVVKDFRSGDLHSPVVPVTLIHDLKHTSMAVLTFTSAQQNLPESALQSVWEQVMPDQLYKSSSIDGLMKSFSDMENLLAGFVQIFACIAIAMNCLGLYGLVTFMAETRAKEIGIRRILGARTAQMLWIFGKEFSKLMAIGFLFAAPLGWWLTSGWLQQYAHRIQVNGWLLLATIALMAVITTATILGHALKAAVANPVRYLRTQ; this is encoded by the coding sequence ATGCTCGCACATTTCCTTTCATTTGCATGGCGCCGCATTTGGCGTGAAAAACAGGTAAACGCAATCCGCGTCGCAAACCTGAGCATTGGGCTCGCTAGCGGCCTGGTGATTTTTCTGGTCGTCAATTATATGATGACATTCGACCGGTATCATCCGCATATGGATCGTTCGTATTGGGTAGTAACAGACGTCCATCGTGAATCGACGATGCAAACTGATGCCGCGCCCCGGCCACTGGCAGATGTTTTGCGCCGGACTTACCCGTTTGTAGAAAGTGCTGTGCGAATGGAAACCATCTTTGGCCGGATGATCAGCATCCCTAACGGCAAAGGGGGATGGGCGAAAAAATTTAACGAGGCGCGAAATATGTGCTTTACCGAGCCCCAGTACTTTGATCTCTTCGGCGTAGAATGGGTGAATGGAAACCCTAAAACTTCGCTATCATCTCCTAATACCATCGTGCTCAGCGAGCGATACGCCGAGAAATACTTTAATACAACCGCAGCGGTCGGGAAAACGCTTCGGTTTGACAACCGTGTAGATCTCACGGTAACGGGTATTATCAAAAATCCGCCGACAAACACGCAAATGCGCTATGACGCGCTCATTTCCTATGCTACAATTCCAGGGCTCGAATCGCAGGCTGGTATGCAGGATTGGCTAGGCCTGCAGAGCATGTGTTTTGTGCTCCTGCGCGACGGCTCTAAGGCAGATCAGTTGCTTGGCGCGTTGTGGGCCGTCAAAAAGAAACATTTGCCCAAAGCCGAATTAAGCCACTTTTCTTACCATGTTCTTCCCCTGGCAGAGTTGAACCACCAGCGCAGCGGAATGGCACCCAGAATAGTGTTGTATTCTTTGATAGCGGTTGGTCTCTTGCTGGTAGGCGCTTCCTGTATTAATTATATCAATCTGGCCACTGCACAAGCTTTGCAACGTTCACGGGAAGTAGGCGTCCGGAAGGTCGTTGGCAGTAACCGCTTTCAGCTTCTGAAACAATTTATGATTGAAACCGGACTGCTTACCTTGCTTTCGGTGGTAGTGGCGTTAGTCTTGACGCAGCTTGCAATGCCTCTTGTAAACCAGACTCTCAATGATCAAGACGAGACGCTCAAACCGTCAATTGGAATTTTGGACCTGGTGGAACCTGGCGCATTGCTCTGGTTTTTACCGCTGTTGATATGCGTTACGGTGCTTTCCGGGTTTTATCCGGCGATGGTGCTCTCTGGTTTCAATCCCGCCAAAGCACTCGCTGGCCGATTGGGTCGCGGTGCCGGTGGGCTGAATATTCGCAGGACACTTATTACAGGTCAATTCCTGCTCACCCAACTATTTCTGATCGTCGTTCTGGTGATCACCGCACAGCTGCGCCATATGCAAAAATTAGACTGGGGATTCCGCCACGAAGGGATGCATGCTGTATGGCTTCCCCAGCAGGCGCCAGCCCAGTATGAAAGGCTGAAGAATGGGTGGCAAGGTATACCGGGACTTGAGTCTATTACCTTCGCAAGCGATCCACCCGCATCACCGTACAATCGTCCCGCATCTTTTAGTTATCACACGGCAAGCGAACCGGAGCCATTCGAAACACGGGTTAGGGCTGTTGATGAAAAATATCTTGAAGTTTTTAGGCTGACACTTGTCGCAGGTCGCAATTTTGATGCGACGGACACGACCGGGCAACAGGTTCTGGTGAATGAAATCCTGGTAAAAAGACTGGGTCTTTCTTCACCAGCCCAGGTGGTTGGCAAGCGGATGCGGATCAAACATGCGGACCGTACCATTGTAGGGGTAGTGAAAGATTTCCGAAGCGGCGACTTACATTCTCCGGTAGTTCCGGTTACCTTAATCCACGATCTCAAACACACCTCGATGGCGGTACTTACCTTCACCTCGGCCCAGCAAAATTTGCCTGAAAGTGCCTTGCAGAGCGTTTGGGAACAGGTTATGCCTGACCAGCTATATAAGTCTTCGTCGATCGACGGACTCATGAAGTCATTTAGTGATATGGAGAATTTATTAGCAGGGTTCGTGCAGATCTTTGCCTGTATTGCCATTGCAATGAACTGTCTTGGCTTGTACGGTTTGGTAACTTTTATGGCTGAAACCCGTGCAAAAGAGATTGGAATCCGTCGGATACTTGGAGCACGTACGGCACAAATGCTCTGGATTTTTGGAAAGGAGTTCAGCAAACTGATGGCGATCGGTTTTTTATTCGCCGCGCCACTCGGCTGGTGGCTGACCTCTGGCTGGCTGCAACAGTATGCGCATCGGATTCAGGTAAATGGCTGGTTATTACTCGCAACCATTGCATTAATGGCTGTTATTACTACCGCAACCATACTCGGGCACGCACTGAAAGCCGCCGTCGCCAACCCGGTGAGGTATTTGAGGACACAATAA
- a CDS encoding 3'-5' exonuclease, translating into MYAIVDIETTGGGGGARITEIAVFRHDGQQIVDIFHSLINPEIYIPPFITRLTGIDNAMVKDSPTFYDVQDSVRGLTKDAWFVAHNAKFDYGFIKREFGAMDEYFQRDLLCTVQLSRKIFPGLKSYSLGNLCESLEICIENRHRAHGDAAATVQLFEKLLFNDRQSLIPMDFMLR; encoded by the coding sequence ATGTACGCGATAGTAGATATTGAAACAACAGGCGGGGGAGGGGGAGCGCGCATTACCGAAATAGCCGTGTTCCGGCATGATGGCCAGCAGATCGTCGACATCTTTCATTCCCTTATCAATCCTGAAATATACATTCCGCCCTTCATCACCCGCCTCACGGGCATAGACAATGCTATGGTGAAGGATTCTCCCACATTTTATGACGTACAGGACTCCGTTCGCGGATTGACCAAGGACGCCTGGTTTGTGGCCCACAATGCAAAGTTTGATTATGGCTTCATTAAAAGAGAATTTGGTGCCATGGATGAATATTTTCAGCGGGATTTACTGTGCACCGTTCAGCTAAGCAGAAAAATTTTCCCTGGGCTGAAATCTTACAGTTTAGGCAACCTCTGCGAGAGCCTGGAAATTTGTATTGAAAACCGCCACAGGGCGCACGGAGACGCAGCTGCTACGGTTCAATTGTTTGAAAAATTGCTCTTCAATGACCGTCAGAGCCTTATTCCAATGGATTTTATGTTGAGATAA
- a CDS encoding energy transducer TonB: MKRLQENRLDLINKYLQSSKLDPELLPEILDHLACEAEERLWDGKQFDQIYDNIMETADPQSLLNLSVDHKNLLAMKKSLNDIVFEGRNKLYGAYDLRRSYGQTIQRSVLMGVTLFLLLVMFPNLYARLVPESKPEDIAYIVEANPLNITPEMLPKPPVEEEVAPAPKTVRSLPPVVLPDEQVTVENLPPAIEELENSQPAEKTLDGMEEITIIIPPAPEAASSKPATAGLEPRKEEIFRSVEQAPQYKGGLAEMGAFLQKNLRYPSRAAQAEVQGKVFVEFTVASDGRIENVTAIKGIGFGCDEEAVRVIKLMKNWIPGKQAGVPVKVRFTLPIVFQLN, from the coding sequence ATGAAACGCCTTCAGGAAAATCGCCTCGATTTGATTAACAAGTACTTGCAATCAAGCAAACTGGATCCGGAGTTACTACCGGAAATCCTGGATCACCTGGCTTGTGAAGCAGAAGAGCGTCTTTGGGATGGGAAACAGTTTGATCAGATCTATGATAATATCATGGAAACTGCTGATCCGCAATCCCTCCTTAACCTGAGTGTCGATCACAAAAATCTGTTAGCCATGAAAAAATCATTGAATGACATTGTTTTCGAAGGTCGTAACAAATTGTACGGAGCATATGACCTGCGCAGAAGTTACGGGCAAACCATTCAGCGCTCGGTGTTAATGGGTGTGACGCTTTTTCTGCTTTTGGTCATGTTTCCCAATCTCTATGCGCGTTTAGTGCCCGAGTCCAAGCCGGAAGACATTGCCTACATTGTTGAAGCAAACCCGTTAAACATTACACCGGAAATGCTTCCAAAGCCACCAGTAGAGGAGGAAGTTGCGCCGGCGCCTAAAACGGTCCGTTCGTTGCCACCTGTTGTGCTGCCGGATGAGCAGGTAACCGTTGAGAATTTACCGCCAGCCATTGAAGAGCTCGAAAATTCCCAGCCTGCGGAAAAAACACTGGACGGCATGGAAGAAATTACCATTATTATTCCACCTGCTCCGGAAGCTGCCTCATCGAAGCCAGCCACGGCCGGATTGGAGCCTAGGAAAGAAGAAATATTCAGAAGCGTTGAACAAGCGCCCCAATATAAAGGTGGCTTAGCGGAAATGGGTGCTTTCCTGCAAAAAAACCTGAGATACCCTTCCCGTGCGGCGCAAGCTGAGGTTCAGGGAAAGGTATTTGTTGAATTCACTGTGGCATCTGATGGAAGAATTGAAAATGTAACTGCAATCAAAGGAATCGGTTTTGGCTGTGACGAAGAGGCAGTACGCGTGATAAAGCTGATGAAAAACTGGATTCCTGGCAAACAAGCCGGAGTGCCTGTAAAAGTTCGCTTCACGTTGCCGATCGTTTTCCAGCTTAATTAA
- a CDS encoding PadR family transcriptional regulator: MENNATSNEYVRGTLKTIVLNLLAEHDRMYGYEITQEVKDRTGGAIALTFGALYPVLHKLEQEGMLITESVEVDGRLRKYYSLTTPGNEAARNKTNDLERFIDAVRLLLAPKSLATE, encoded by the coding sequence ATGGAGAACAACGCAACGAGCAACGAATACGTACGCGGTACATTGAAAACCATAGTATTAAACTTATTGGCAGAACATGACCGGATGTACGGATATGAGATAACCCAGGAGGTAAAAGACAGAACAGGCGGCGCTATCGCATTGACATTTGGTGCATTATACCCTGTTTTACATAAATTGGAACAAGAAGGAATGCTGATAACCGAGTCGGTTGAGGTGGATGGACGTTTGAGAAAATATTATTCACTGACAACCCCTGGAAATGAGGCGGCCCGTAATAAAACCAATGACCTTGAACGTTTTATAGATGCAGTGAGATTATTACTTGCTCCAAAGAGTTTGGCAACCGAGTAA
- a CDS encoding Lrp/AsnC ligand binding domain-containing protein: MQKYSDIDSTDLRILSLLIENAALPYTEIGKRVFVSGGTVHVRMKKLEQMGIVKGSQLVIDPAKLGWDISAFLGIYLDKSSLYEQVATELEGIPEVVNIHYTTGIYSIFLKIVCRDTGHLREILHDKIQKVNGIQRTETFISLEERINRSIPLAES, encoded by the coding sequence ATGCAGAAATATTCAGATATAGACAGCACCGATTTACGCATACTTTCTCTGTTAATCGAGAATGCGGCATTGCCTTACACGGAAATCGGGAAAAGAGTATTTGTGTCCGGCGGTACCGTACACGTTCGCATGAAAAAGCTGGAACAGATGGGCATTGTGAAAGGCTCGCAACTCGTGATTGACCCTGCCAAACTAGGTTGGGACATCAGCGCTTTTTTAGGAATTTACCTGGATAAGAGTTCGCTATACGAACAAGTTGCAACAGAGCTGGAAGGCATTCCCGAGGTTGTGAATATCCATTATACAACCGGCATTTACAGTATATTTTTGAAGATAGTGTGCCGCGATACGGGGCATTTGCGCGAGATCCTGCATGATAAGATCCAGAAGGTAAATGGCATCCAGAGAACGGAAACGTTTATTTCACTCGAAGAAAGGATCAATCGCTCCATCCCTCTGGCAGAAAGTTAA